Proteins encoded together in one Chryseobacterium sp. G0201 window:
- a CDS encoding glutamine--tRNA ligase/YqeY domain fusion protein: MEEEKKSLNFIEQIIEDDLANGLKNDQIRFRFPPEPNGYLHVGHTKAICINFGLGEKYNAPVNLRFDDTNPEKEEQEFVDSIMKDVEWLGFKWDKVLYASDYFQQLYDWAVQLIKDEKAYVDEQPSQTITEQRKNPTEPGVESPFRNRPVEESLDLFERMKNGEFEEGSMSLRAKIDMVSPNMNMRDPVMYRILKRPHHRTGTDWKIYPMYDWAHGESDYLEQVSHSLCSLEFENHRPLYNWYLEQVYDESKVAPKQREFARMNVSYMITSKRKLQRLIAENVVNGWDDPRMPTISGMRRKGFTPASIRNFIDKVGVAKRENLIEIQLLDFCVREDLNKVAKRVMAVVDPVKLVIENYPEGNEEWLETENNPEQENAGTRQVPFSRELYIEREDFKEEANNKFFRLKLGGEVRLKSAYIIKAERVEKDENGEITTIYASYDEKSKSGSGTEESLRKVKGTLHWVSAKHALPVDVRIYNNLFTVEQPDAEKDVDFLNFINPESVSIVKAFAEPSLKDVAVGEPLQFQRIGYFTKDQDSTDTTLVFNRTVTLKDSYKPE, from the coding sequence ATGGAAGAAGAAAAAAAATCTCTCAATTTTATTGAGCAAATTATAGAAGATGATTTGGCAAACGGTCTTAAAAATGATCAGATCCGTTTCCGTTTTCCACCTGAGCCAAACGGTTATCTGCATGTAGGTCACACAAAAGCGATCTGCATCAACTTCGGTTTGGGTGAAAAATACAATGCTCCCGTAAACCTTCGTTTCGACGATACGAATCCTGAAAAAGAAGAACAGGAATTCGTAGATTCTATCATGAAAGACGTTGAATGGTTAGGTTTCAAATGGGATAAAGTTTTGTATGCATCAGACTACTTCCAGCAGCTTTATGATTGGGCCGTTCAGTTGATTAAAGATGAAAAAGCTTATGTTGATGAGCAGCCATCTCAAACGATTACAGAACAAAGAAAAAATCCTACAGAACCGGGAGTTGAATCTCCGTTCAGAAATCGTCCTGTTGAAGAATCTTTAGATTTGTTCGAAAGGATGAAAAATGGTGAATTTGAAGAAGGTTCAATGTCTCTTCGTGCAAAAATTGACATGGTTTCGCCTAACATGAATATGCGTGATCCTGTTATGTACAGAATTTTGAAAAGACCTCACCACAGAACAGGAACAGATTGGAAAATTTATCCAATGTACGACTGGGCTCATGGTGAATCTGATTATTTAGAGCAAGTTTCGCATTCATTATGTTCTTTAGAATTTGAAAATCACAGACCGCTTTACAATTGGTATTTGGAGCAGGTTTATGACGAATCTAAAGTAGCGCCTAAGCAAAGAGAATTTGCAAGGATGAATGTTTCTTATATGATTACTTCCAAGAGGAAACTACAGAGGCTGATCGCTGAAAATGTAGTTAATGGATGGGACGATCCAAGGATGCCTACAATTTCCGGAATGAGGAGAAAAGGTTTTACACCTGCGTCTATCAGAAATTTTATTGATAAAGTAGGAGTTGCAAAAAGGGAAAACTTAATTGAAATTCAATTATTGGATTTCTGTGTCCGTGAAGATCTTAATAAAGTAGCTAAACGTGTGATGGCAGTGGTAGATCCGGTCAAATTGGTGATCGAGAACTATCCTGAAGGAAATGAAGAGTGGTTAGAAACTGAAAATAATCCTGAGCAGGAAAATGCCGGAACAAGGCAAGTTCCTTTCTCAAGAGAATTATATATTGAGCGTGAAGACTTTAAAGAAGAAGCTAATAATAAATTCTTCAGGTTGAAATTAGGCGGAGAAGTTCGTTTAAAATCTGCTTACATCATCAAAGCTGAAAGAGTGGAGAAAGATGAAAACGGAGAAATTACAACCATTTACGCTTCTTATGACGAAAAATCTAAGTCTGGAAGCGGCACAGAAGAAAGTTTAAGAAAAGTAAAAGGTACTTTACATTGGGTATCTGCAAAACATGCGCTTCCTGTAGATGTAAGAATTTATAATAACTTATTCACTGTGGAACAGCCTGATGCTGAGAAAGATGTAGATTTCTTGAATTTTATTAATCCAGAATCTGTTTCTATCGTTAAAGCTTTTGCTGAACCAAGTTTAAAGGATGTCGCTGTTGGAGAACCTCTTCAGTTCCAGAGAATTGGATATTTTACGAAAGATCAGGATTCTACGGATACTACGTTGGTATTCAACCGTACTGTAACATTAAAAGACTCTTATAAGCCAGAGTAA
- a CDS encoding alpha/beta hydrolase yields the protein MAVYILSNRKIVRHKGEKADSFSNDEYSIPNFRIAKCDFENFKEPTSAVKKKKDYTNQNILNYKLFSEPEKQGYQDVLDVLLNEKGVKKSTLTANNLGGSQKMFYELYKDMSSTKDRSDVLIFIHGYAYDFDDELKAIIDLKKLFIDNPASPIEHILFVSWPASSSIVPLTYFDDKASSINSGASLMRLFYFYTQFLKDIFSNRDLVPCNQRIHLMAHSMGNRVLQSMLYSLKKENILRVIDQVLLLNSDVTYKVFDDSEDSFNKLPLLANRISIYLNRKDTILGISQFTKNILTPRLGKHGPSDIQKFKDIVSVIDCTFVEDDVLSGLKYEIGNHWGYLSSSKVQNDIFQNLYGMDRNLITNRLKNNENIFTIISQ from the coding sequence ATGGCTGTTTATATTCTAAGCAATCGAAAAATCGTTCGCCATAAAGGTGAAAAAGCAGATTCATTTTCTAATGATGAATACTCTATTCCTAATTTCAGAATAGCAAAATGTGATTTTGAAAACTTTAAAGAACCAACTTCTGCAGTTAAAAAGAAGAAAGACTATACTAACCAAAATATTCTCAACTATAAACTCTTTTCTGAGCCTGAAAAACAAGGTTATCAGGATGTTTTGGATGTTTTACTCAATGAAAAAGGGGTTAAAAAATCAACTCTAACGGCTAACAATCTCGGTGGAAGCCAAAAAATGTTTTATGAATTGTATAAAGATATGTCTTCCACAAAGGATAGAAGCGATGTTTTGATATTTATTCATGGCTACGCTTATGATTTTGATGATGAATTGAAGGCTATCATTGATCTTAAAAAATTATTTATTGATAATCCGGCATCGCCAATAGAGCATATTTTGTTCGTAAGCTGGCCGGCTTCAAGCAGTATTGTTCCGTTGACTTATTTTGATGATAAAGCTTCGAGCATCAATTCCGGAGCATCTTTGATGAGACTTTTTTATTTTTACACTCAGTTTTTAAAAGATATTTTTTCGAACCGTGATCTTGTTCCCTGCAACCAAAGGATTCATTTAATGGCACACTCCATGGGAAATCGAGTGCTTCAAAGTATGTTGTACAGTTTGAAAAAGGAAAACATTTTGAGGGTTATCGATCAAGTTCTATTATTGAATTCTGATGTGACTTATAAAGTTTTTGATGATTCGGAAGACTCATTCAACAAGCTACCTTTATTGGCGAATCGAATTTCAATTTATTTAAACAGAAAAGATACCATTCTTGGAATTTCACAGTTTACCAAAAATATTTTAACACCGAGATTAGGCAAGCATGGACCGAGTGACATTCAAAAATTCAAAGATATTGTTTCCGTTATCGACTGTACATTTGTAGAAGATGATGTGTTGAGTGGCCTGAAATATGAGATCGGAAATCATTGGGGATACTTATCCAGTTCAAAGGTTCAAAATGATATTTTTCAAAACTTATATGGTATGGATAGGAATCTTATTACCAACAGACTAAAGAATAACGAAAATATTTTCACAATTATTTCACAATAA
- a CDS encoding bacteriocin-like protein: MKNLEKIKREKLKTIKGGRPPLGCNSWNPTAMCCRSWAPDYCGNTTCPDSPAPAC; encoded by the coding sequence ATGAAAAATCTAGAAAAAATCAAAAGAGAAAAATTAAAGACAATCAAAGGAGGAAGACCGCCTCTTGGATGCAACAGTTGGAATCCAACTGCTATGTGTTGCAGATCATGGGCTCCCGACTACTGTGGTAATACTACATGTCCAGATTCACCTGCTCCAGCGTGTTAG
- a CDS encoding o-succinylbenzoate synthase: protein MKAEYFKYLLEFKRPSGTSRGVLHEKETFILEISENEKKGVGECAIFRGLSFDDRPDYEEKLKWLCENIQKDSEFLKEELKEFPSIWFGYEQAILNLKHGGNLYFPSEFTEGKASITINGLIWMGDIHYMEEQIQEKLEKGFHCIKLKIGVDWKSEHEVLQKLREKFSKDKLELRVDANGGFNKEQAKGVLRQLADLDIHSIEQPIKAGKWKDMAELCAETPTPIALDEELIGITDFNEKNKLLEIIKPQYIILKPALVAGFSGSNEWISLAEEFNIGWWITSALESNVGLNAIAQYTFSKKNPMPQGLGTGSLFVNNFKSDLELRNELLWFKI, encoded by the coding sequence ATGAAAGCAGAATATTTTAAATATTTATTAGAATTCAAGCGCCCGAGTGGAACATCTCGCGGCGTTTTGCATGAAAAGGAAACCTTTATTCTTGAAATTTCAGAAAATGAAAAAAAAGGAGTAGGAGAATGTGCAATTTTCAGAGGACTGAGTTTTGATGATAGACCTGATTATGAAGAAAAACTGAAATGGCTTTGTGAAAATATTCAAAAAGATTCTGAATTTTTAAAAGAAGAATTAAAAGAATTTCCATCAATTTGGTTTGGATACGAACAGGCTATTCTGAACTTAAAACATGGTGGAAATCTCTATTTCCCAAGTGAATTTACTGAAGGTAAAGCTTCAATTACCATCAATGGTTTAATTTGGATGGGAGATATTCATTATATGGAAGAACAGATTCAGGAAAAACTTGAAAAGGGTTTTCATTGTATTAAACTAAAAATTGGTGTCGATTGGAAATCCGAGCATGAAGTTCTTCAAAAATTAAGAGAAAAATTCTCTAAAGATAAATTGGAATTGCGTGTAGATGCAAACGGAGGTTTTAATAAAGAACAAGCAAAAGGTGTTTTACGGCAATTGGCAGATTTAGATATTCACTCAATTGAACAACCCATAAAAGCTGGAAAATGGAAGGATATGGCAGAATTATGTGCCGAAACTCCAACTCCGATTGCTTTAGATGAAGAATTAATTGGAATTACTGATTTTAATGAAAAGAACAAGCTTTTAGAAATCATAAAACCACAATATATTATTTTAAAACCAGCTTTGGTAGCAGGTTTTTCAGGTTCTAATGAATGGATCTCTCTTGCAGAAGAATTCAATATTGGTTGGTGGATTACGTCTGCTCTTGAAAGTAATGTGGGTCTGAATGCGATTGCACAGTATACTTTTTCGAAAAAAAATCCGATGCCTCAAGGTTTAGGCACCGGATCTTTGTTTGTTAATAATTTTAAATCCGATTTGGAACTCAGAAATGAGCTATTATGGTTCAAAATATAA